One region of Exiguobacterium acetylicum genomic DNA includes:
- a CDS encoding SDR family oxidoreductase — translation MKQKKTIVITGASSGIGRATVERFSQEGWHVAATMRKPETSSDLASLPGVRLYALDVTDERSIRLAFEAITNDFGTIDVLLNNAGYGAVGIFEEATAEQIKRQFDTNVFGVMNVTRQALPLFRKQRKGKIVTVTSVGGQVTFPIYSLYHSSKWAVEGFMESLHYELAPLGIAVKLIEPGPIKTDFYGRSQDLVQTNIVDYADYMKTALKNSNAAGEEAEGPEVVADAIHRAVMDDSKKMRYPVGKNAANLIRLKRFLPHTVFFRIVRRVIEKA, via the coding sequence ATGAAACAAAAGAAAACGATCGTCATCACAGGAGCATCTAGCGGAATCGGTCGGGCAACCGTCGAACGGTTCAGTCAGGAAGGATGGCATGTCGCAGCGACGATGCGAAAGCCGGAGACGTCAAGCGACCTCGCCTCGTTACCAGGCGTTCGCTTGTATGCACTGGATGTCACGGACGAGAGGAGCATTCGTCTAGCCTTTGAAGCCATCACGAACGATTTCGGTACGATCGACGTCCTTTTGAACAATGCAGGGTACGGTGCGGTCGGGATCTTCGAGGAGGCGACAGCGGAGCAAATCAAACGTCAATTCGATACGAACGTCTTCGGCGTCATGAACGTGACGCGTCAGGCATTGCCACTCTTTCGAAAACAACGAAAGGGGAAGATCGTGACTGTGACATCCGTCGGGGGACAAGTCACGTTTCCGATCTATAGCCTGTACCACAGCTCGAAATGGGCTGTCGAAGGATTCATGGAATCGTTGCATTATGAGCTTGCTCCGCTCGGGATCGCCGTCAAACTGATCGAACCAGGACCGATCAAGACCGACTTCTACGGACGGTCGCAAGATCTCGTGCAAACGAATATCGTGGATTATGCCGACTATATGAAAACGGCGCTCAAAAATTCGAACGCAGCAGGAGAAGAAGCTGAAGGACCGGAAGTCGTCGCCGATGCGATTCACCGTGCTGTGATGGATGACTCGAAAAAGATGCGATATCCCGTCGGCAAGAATGCAGCGAACTTAATTCGATTGAAACGATTCTTGCCGCACACGGTCTTTTTCCGAATCGTCCGTCGTGTCATCGAAAAAGCATGA
- a CDS encoding MFS transporter, whose product MAVLRNQRFVFMWLSGMTLTLGFAIFFLSVSWLTIDVLRQPALLGLILTAVSLPRVIMMVFGGVFADRFQKSRLLFWTNLGQAFLMLGVVLLHYADAYSVGTLLLISVVFGILDGMSYPALSSLLPSLVPASQLQRANSLFQGSLELMFVIGPFLAGLLLTQGGFGLSFGTAMILIFIAAVLVLPRLIRDPIPDTSVLSIRQVLHDLREGIRYVKETPVLRAGTLSIAIVNLFVMGPLIMSIPILVGAAKGSAADLSLIEGGLAVGTFVASVVVLFLRSIHRGRFVFRTLFLTLGAFLLYTQVTSIPLLAFTAAMSGFLLMLVYLPTVTILQERSDPDKIGRVMSIMALAASGLEPIAFAVLSLLVAIEIPIQFLLIAFAVIGVICGLLLYRRSRDFRNIS is encoded by the coding sequence ATGGCAGTGCTGAGGAATCAACGCTTTGTCTTCATGTGGTTGTCCGGTATGACATTAACGCTCGGTTTTGCAATCTTCTTCTTGAGTGTGTCGTGGTTGACGATTGATGTCTTGCGACAGCCTGCCTTGCTTGGTCTGATATTAACAGCCGTGTCGTTGCCCCGGGTCATCATGATGGTGTTTGGTGGCGTGTTCGCCGATCGATTCCAGAAGAGCCGTCTTCTCTTTTGGACGAATCTTGGACAGGCGTTCTTGATGCTTGGTGTCGTGCTCTTACATTACGCTGATGCGTACTCGGTTGGGACACTCTTGTTGATTTCTGTCGTGTTTGGCATTTTGGATGGCATGTCTTATCCTGCTTTATCGTCCTTGTTGCCGTCTCTCGTTCCTGCGTCGCAATTACAGCGGGCGAATTCCTTATTTCAAGGATCACTCGAATTGATGTTCGTCATCGGTCCGTTTCTCGCAGGACTCTTGCTGACGCAAGGGGGATTTGGACTGAGCTTCGGGACAGCGATGATCTTAATCTTTATTGCAGCCGTACTGGTCTTACCGCGGCTGATTCGCGATCCTATTCCGGATACCTCCGTCCTCTCGATTCGTCAGGTCTTACACGACTTACGCGAAGGAATTCGGTATGTCAAAGAGACGCCAGTCTTACGTGCTGGTACGTTGTCGATTGCCATCGTCAATCTATTCGTCATGGGACCGTTGATCATGAGCATCCCGATTCTCGTCGGCGCAGCGAAAGGGTCAGCGGCGGATCTCAGTCTCATCGAAGGTGGCCTTGCTGTCGGGACATTTGTTGCCAGTGTCGTCGTGTTGTTTCTAAGGTCGATTCATCGCGGTCGGTTCGTCTTTCGTACGCTGTTTTTGACGTTAGGTGCTTTCTTGCTGTACACCCAGGTGACATCGATTCCGTTACTTGCTTTCACGGCGGCGATGAGTGGATTTTTGTTGATGCTCGTTTATCTGCCGACCGTGACGATTTTACAGGAGCGGAGTGATCCGGATAAGATCGGACGCGTCATGAGCATCATGGCGCTTGCCGCTTCCGGTCTAGAACCGATTGCGTTCGCGGTCTTATCGCTGTTAGTCGCGATCGAAATTCCAATTCAGTTTCTGCTGATTGCGTTCGCTGTGATTGGTGTCATCTGTGGTCTGTTACTCTATCGCAGAAGTCGAGATTTTCGGAACATTTCATGA
- a CDS encoding MarR family winged helix-turn-helix transcriptional regulator, with translation MEGSKKQDILTMYRRIDELDLQLAKFFAALNPFALSQQQEQLLLLFKRKDSWTSTEIARTMGISKSAVSQVLKILEERTFVKRQKNPANLRESFIHLDTNGVAYLRTMDEIEEQLAEEMTTLLDEVELDIINRSLVRMIDRFQELDRS, from the coding sequence ATGGAAGGATCTAAAAAACAGGACATCTTGACGATGTATCGGCGTATCGATGAACTAGATCTTCAGCTGGCGAAGTTTTTCGCAGCGTTGAATCCGTTTGCTTTGAGTCAACAACAGGAACAGCTACTGCTATTGTTCAAACGAAAAGACTCCTGGACGTCGACGGAAATCGCACGAACGATGGGAATCTCGAAGAGTGCGGTCAGTCAAGTACTGAAGATCTTGGAAGAACGTACATTCGTCAAGCGTCAGAAGAATCCAGCAAACTTAAGGGAAAGTTTCATCCATCTCGATACAAATGGGGTAGCCTACTTGCGAACGATGGATGAGATCGAAGAGCAATTGGCGGAGGAGATGACGACATTGCTCGACGAAGTGGAACTAGATATCATCAATCGTTCCCTTGTGCGCATGATTGATCGATTTCAGGAACTCGATCGATCGTAA
- a CDS encoding peptidyl-alpha-hydroxyglycine alpha-amidating lyase family protein: protein MKKRLIFIGTLATITVLGISWSRGGADPVVKDNYSPIPKDTTYRGQVAWPLETRDRSIAGEASGVAVAPNGDVYYLHRGSNSYGDDTYITEPTLIVLDGKTMQVKKRLGAGLFKSPHGLEVDDQNNIWITDISLNQVFKLDASGKVLQTFGNAYGPFTEVGLRIRNVLPSIPLQLDEKTFARPTDVTVFKDGSFAVSDGYRNSRIVMFDPKGTVKWEVNELGKQDGQFNLPHGISSDDEMNLYVADRENARVQVFNRNGKHIDTWSSKELGRPYGIEVGANGKVYVADGGNYLNGQKKNAQSQIVILNKQGKIEKRFGAWGKEAGQLRIAHDIAVGSDGTIYVAELLNKRLQLFSKN from the coding sequence ATGAAAAAACGATTAATCTTTATAGGGACATTAGCAACCATCACGGTACTGGGTATTTCCTGGTCAAGAGGTGGCGCAGATCCCGTCGTGAAAGACAACTATTCACCCATCCCAAAGGATACGACGTATCGCGGTCAGGTTGCTTGGCCACTAGAAACGCGCGATCGTTCGATTGCCGGGGAAGCGAGCGGCGTCGCTGTTGCTCCGAACGGTGACGTCTACTATTTACACCGGGGTAGTAATTCATACGGCGATGACACCTACATCACAGAACCGACATTGATCGTGCTCGACGGAAAGACGATGCAGGTGAAGAAGCGGTTAGGCGCAGGGCTGTTCAAGTCACCGCACGGTCTCGAAGTCGATGATCAAAACAATATCTGGATTACCGACATCAGTTTGAACCAAGTCTTCAAGCTCGATGCGTCCGGTAAAGTCTTGCAAACGTTTGGAAACGCATATGGTCCGTTCACGGAAGTCGGTCTGCGCATCCGAAACGTCTTGCCAAGCATCCCGCTACAGCTGGATGAAAAGACGTTCGCTCGTCCGACAGACGTCACCGTTTTCAAGGATGGCTCGTTCGCCGTATCTGACGGCTACCGGAATAGTCGCATCGTCATGTTTGATCCAAAAGGAACAGTCAAATGGGAAGTCAATGAACTCGGCAAACAAGACGGACAGTTCAATCTGCCGCATGGGATCAGTAGTGACGATGAGATGAATCTCTATGTGGCGGACCGGGAAAACGCCCGGGTTCAAGTCTTTAATCGAAATGGCAAACACATCGATACGTGGTCGTCAAAAGAACTCGGTCGACCGTACGGGATCGAAGTCGGTGCGAACGGTAAAGTCTACGTCGCTGATGGTGGAAACTATCTTAATGGACAAAAAAAGAACGCGCAAAGCCAAATCGTCATCTTGAACAAACAAGGAAAGATTGAGAAACGATTCGGTGCGTGGGGCAAAGAAGCGGGACAACTCCGGATTGCACACGACATCGCGGTCGGTTCGGATGGAACGATTTATGTCGCGGAGTTGTTGAACAAACGATTGCAGCTGTTTTCTAAAAATTAA
- a CDS encoding zinc-binding dehydrogenase produces MKAVTVTGHGGLEQLAYIDQETPQPKQGEVLIEIKACALNNTEIWMREGAYGAESESGWKAEGVQFPRIPGSDISGRIVAVGDGVAETEIGRDVVLFPFTASGEIADEQSAEDLSFIGSEYDGGYAEYVCWPLELCYDMPLASYTDSAVFSVSGLTAWHMVEQLDLQQGQTVLVTGASGGVGSLNVQIAKRVFGARVVALVGDLKLTDQLQKLGADLVVSYREPDWDQQVMQEVGPVDAILDVVGDAVVKQGLDLLKRGGTYCISGSSGGQVTSLDFRTLYLKHIRLQGSVLGNRHDYEKLLEAVRTQTIQPVIDRTFPLAEARQAQAYFKQAGKFGKVILLP; encoded by the coding sequence ATGAAGGCAGTCACCGTAACGGGGCATGGCGGGCTTGAGCAGCTCGCCTATATCGATCAAGAGACACCACAACCGAAACAAGGCGAGGTACTGATTGAAATCAAAGCTTGTGCCTTGAACAATACAGAAATTTGGATGCGGGAAGGCGCCTATGGTGCAGAGAGTGAATCCGGCTGGAAAGCAGAAGGGGTGCAGTTCCCCCGGATTCCCGGTTCAGACATCAGCGGACGAATCGTCGCGGTCGGAGACGGTGTCGCCGAGACGGAAATCGGACGCGACGTCGTCTTGTTCCCGTTCACGGCGAGTGGAGAAATTGCTGACGAACAAAGTGCCGAGGACTTATCATTCATCGGTTCCGAGTATGACGGCGGATACGCGGAGTATGTCTGCTGGCCGCTCGAACTCTGTTACGACATGCCGCTTGCTTCCTATACGGACAGTGCGGTCTTCTCGGTCAGTGGATTGACGGCGTGGCACATGGTCGAACAACTCGACTTACAACAAGGACAGACGGTTCTCGTAACAGGTGCCAGTGGCGGTGTCGGTTCACTCAACGTCCAGATTGCGAAACGTGTCTTCGGTGCCCGTGTCGTCGCACTCGTCGGTGATTTGAAGCTGACGGATCAATTGCAAAAACTCGGGGCGGACTTGGTCGTTTCCTACCGTGAGCCGGACTGGGATCAGCAGGTCATGCAAGAAGTCGGTCCGGTCGATGCGATTCTCGACGTCGTCGGCGATGCGGTGGTCAAACAAGGACTGGATCTGCTGAAGCGCGGCGGAACGTACTGTATTTCCGGATCGTCCGGGGGGCAGGTGACGTCGCTTGATTTTCGGACGCTTTATTTAAAACATATCCGTCTACAAGGATCCGTCCTTGGCAATCGCCATGATTATGAGAAATTACTCGAGGCGGTTCGGACGCAGACGATTCAGCCGGTCATCGACCGGACGTTCCCGCTCGCTGAAGCGCGACAAGCCCAAGCGTACTTCAAACAAGCTGGCAAATTCGGCAAGGTCATCTTGCTACCATAA
- a CDS encoding potassium channel family protein yields the protein MLAFFILIRNFFHVIRILFKQEEQKALMIMVGALFLIGTVFYHNVEQFSILDAFYFSVMTLATVGYGDLVPQTAFGKLFSIVYVMLGVGVLSAVIVNVNMALKQYHREKKKKEEQK from the coding sequence ATGCTGGCGTTCTTTATCTTGATCCGAAATTTTTTTCATGTCATTCGTATCTTATTCAAGCAAGAAGAACAGAAGGCATTGATGATCATGGTTGGGGCACTTTTCTTGATTGGGACTGTCTTTTATCACAATGTCGAACAGTTCAGTATTCTGGACGCCTTTTATTTCTCCGTCATGACGCTCGCGACGGTCGGATACGGGGATCTCGTCCCACAGACAGCGTTCGGTAAATTGTTTTCGATCGTGTACGTCATGCTTGGCGTCGGTGTTCTCAGTGCCGTCATCGTGAACGTCAATATGGCATTAAAACAATATCACCGGGAGAAGAAAAAGAAAGAAGAGCAGAAATGA
- a CDS encoding LysR family transcriptional regulator — protein MIDFEWYRSFIHVYQQRSVSAAARIRFLTQPAVSQHIAALEAELETSLFIRAPRQMISTDAGTALYTQVVGLIDRLEELSLEMKYEAGEQPRPVLKFGGPTEFVTHGIVPKLPLDVAQFTVVFDLTVPLLQRLLANELDFIIATKRIDEPGVQYVPIADERFHLIAPISYEVPEADLKEWMDRQRWISYGLELPIIRRYYQTQFGERPGIRPEMILPNVDAILKAIEAGHGISVLPDYLVEAAVSAGRVQRIAPERFATNQLYVAYRTDSRHDPVLQQVIKALG, from the coding sequence ATGATTGATTTTGAATGGTATCGCAGTTTCATTCACGTTTACCAACAGCGTTCCGTCTCGGCAGCGGCAAGAATTCGTTTTTTGACGCAACCGGCGGTCAGCCAGCATATCGCGGCACTAGAAGCAGAACTAGAGACGTCCTTGTTCATCCGTGCGCCACGGCAAATGATTTCGACGGACGCGGGAACAGCCCTCTATACACAAGTCGTCGGATTGATTGATCGGCTCGAGGAGTTATCGCTTGAGATGAAGTACGAAGCAGGGGAACAACCTCGTCCGGTCTTGAAGTTCGGGGGACCGACGGAATTCGTCACGCATGGGATCGTACCGAAGCTACCGCTCGACGTCGCACAGTTCACGGTAGTCTTTGATTTGACGGTTCCCTTGTTGCAACGCTTGCTTGCGAATGAGCTCGACTTCATCATCGCAACGAAGCGGATCGATGAACCGGGTGTCCAGTACGTCCCGATCGCTGACGAACGCTTTCATTTGATCGCCCCGATCAGCTACGAAGTTCCGGAAGCGGATCTAAAGGAATGGATGGACCGTCAGCGTTGGATCAGTTACGGACTCGAGCTGCCGATCATTCGTCGGTACTATCAGACGCAGTTCGGAGAACGACCTGGGATCCGTCCGGAAATGATCTTACCGAACGTCGATGCGATACTAAAAGCGATCGAAGCAGGACACGGGATCAGCGTCTTGCCCGATTATCTCGTCGAGGCAGCGGTCAGTGCTGGACGGGTACAACGGATTGCGCCGGAACGATTCGCGACGAATCAGTTATACGTCGCCTATCGAACGGACTCGCGTCATGATCCGGTTTTGCAACAGGTGATTAAGGCGTTAGGTTGA
- a CDS encoding putative quinol monooxygenase, with the protein MIQLIARIEAHPNQGEQLASIIEGVIAPSRAEAGCLTYQAHRAIDAPNVFYFYEQWRDQDAFDQHVASPHYQAYRADSVHLVADRALTFLSDVSK; encoded by the coding sequence ATGATTCAACTGATTGCCCGGATCGAAGCGCATCCGAATCAAGGCGAACAGCTCGCTTCCATCATCGAAGGTGTGATCGCCCCTTCGCGTGCAGAAGCAGGGTGTCTGACGTATCAGGCACATCGCGCTATCGATGCTCCGAACGTCTTCTACTTTTATGAACAATGGCGTGACCAAGACGCCTTCGATCAGCATGTCGCCTCACCGCACTATCAAGCCTATCGAGCAGACAGTGTCCATCTCGTCGCTGATCGTGCATTGACGTTCTTAAGTGACGTATCGAAGTAA
- a CDS encoding type 1 glutamine amidotransferase domain-containing protein: protein MSKHILMVVTNAKEMKEGHATGLWLSEFAEAYIEFKNAGYTVTVASPNGGESPIDARSLEDEVPAEIQATAPLLKETLDLKAIQDFSAFDAIFMPGGHGTMFDLPQSDALNNALRTLFEANKTVAAVCHGPAGLVSATLSDGTPLVAGKTIATFTDEEERATGLDVYMPFLLETRLRELGANIITADNFTENVQVDGNLVTGQNPQSTIAVAKAVINTLN from the coding sequence ATGAGTAAACACATCTTAATGGTCGTCACGAACGCGAAAGAAATGAAGGAAGGTCACGCAACAGGACTTTGGTTGTCTGAGTTTGCGGAAGCTTACATCGAATTCAAGAACGCAGGATATACGGTAACGGTCGCAAGCCCGAACGGCGGCGAATCACCAATCGACGCACGAAGCCTTGAAGACGAAGTCCCAGCTGAGATTCAAGCGACAGCTCCACTCTTGAAAGAGACACTTGATTTAAAAGCAATCCAGGATTTCTCGGCATTCGATGCAATCTTCATGCCAGGTGGACACGGTACGATGTTCGACTTGCCACAAAGTGATGCTTTGAACAACGCCCTTCGGACATTGTTTGAAGCGAACAAGACGGTCGCTGCGGTCTGCCACGGACCCGCTGGACTCGTCAGTGCGACACTCTCAGACGGAACACCACTCGTCGCTGGAAAGACGATCGCAACGTTCACGGATGAAGAAGAACGCGCGACAGGCCTTGACGTCTACATGCCATTCTTGCTTGAGACACGTCTTCGTGAACTTGGTGCGAACATCATCACGGCTGACAACTTCACGGAAAACGTCCAAGTCGACGGAAACCTTGTCACGGGTCAAAATCCACAATCTACGATTGCGGTCGCAAAAGCCGTCATCAATACACTTAACTAA
- a CDS encoding low temperature requirement protein A: protein MHEWSRPTIHTTTGHRQASWIELFFDLVFIASLVEAIHFVEAHLSEGIMSTLLLFLVFFIAPWIVWRSTTFYSDRYEENTSRHRLLLIALMIPIGLFAYSVHHVVEGHVGWFVLSFILSRLWLLFMWGTVRMTEEAQRRTFRILLLGHGTAMLLVTFSYWVAFLPLVLLALLIELFQTLWTLRAHEQLPELTRNHLPERFGLFTMLVLGEGVLGVIDLLATGEGLLYPFLLFLYLVCCFWIYYDQVIYRLYHPTAWHVYWWGMWNLGIVISLLLVRSAFSGYIATDPDAVLLFFSATLLFIWTTGGIGLTGQKDTVSVRMTRRFLQLRLLLTFLLVGSFFIFSPFLLLLVVLLSLLLILFQGIYYWTTLLRPSSET, encoded by the coding sequence ATGCACGAATGGTCACGACCAACGATTCATACGACGACTGGGCACCGACAGGCGTCGTGGATTGAACTGTTCTTTGATCTCGTTTTCATCGCTTCTCTCGTCGAAGCGATTCATTTCGTTGAAGCGCATCTATCCGAAGGCATCATGTCGACGCTTCTACTCTTCTTGGTATTTTTCATCGCACCTTGGATCGTCTGGCGGAGTACGACGTTCTATTCCGATCGCTATGAGGAAAATACAAGCCGCCATCGTCTTCTCTTGATCGCCTTGATGATACCGATTGGCTTGTTCGCTTACTCTGTTCACCATGTCGTCGAAGGACATGTCGGCTGGTTCGTCCTAAGCTTTATCCTCTCTCGTCTTTGGCTCTTATTCATGTGGGGTACTGTCCGAATGACGGAAGAGGCACAAAGAAGAACCTTCCGTATTTTGTTGCTCGGACATGGCACCGCGATGCTCCTCGTCACATTCAGTTATTGGGTTGCATTTTTACCGCTCGTCCTGCTTGCTTTACTCATTGAGTTATTTCAGACGCTGTGGACGTTACGTGCTCACGAACAACTTCCCGAGTTGACACGCAATCACTTGCCTGAACGGTTCGGCTTGTTCACGATGCTTGTCCTCGGAGAAGGTGTCCTTGGCGTGATCGACTTGCTGGCAACAGGAGAAGGTTTATTGTACCCGTTCTTACTCTTCCTCTATCTCGTCTGCTGTTTTTGGATCTACTACGATCAAGTCATCTACCGGCTGTATCATCCGACCGCCTGGCACGTCTATTGGTGGGGCATGTGGAACCTTGGTATCGTGATATCTTTATTGCTCGTCCGTAGCGCTTTTTCAGGTTATATCGCAACTGATCCGGATGCTGTTCTGCTCTTTTTCAGTGCGACCCTGCTGTTTATTTGGACGACCGGTGGTATCGGATTGACCGGGCAAAAAGATACCGTGTCTGTTCGAATGACGAGACGTTTTCTCCAACTCCGTCTCTTGCTGACATTTTTACTCGTAGGTAGTTTCTTCATTTTCTCTCCCTTCTTGTTGCTACTCGTGGTGCTCCTATCCTTACTTTTAATTCTCTTTCAGGGGATCTATTATTGGACGACACTTTTACGTCCCTCGTCCGAAACATGA
- a CDS encoding type 1 glutamine amidotransferase domain-containing protein — MKTILIVVSNPTVSSTTQWPVGFWLSELTHPLEMFQKHGYHVTIASPDGGKVDWDALSDPTDPSGYSAHDQLSLSYRDNLEFLTRLSATPRIDDLDLTGFDAILVAGGQAPMFTFEQATSLHEAFLAFYGAGKPSAALCHGTSLLLYLNDGARPFVENKRMTGFTNAEEDLADQAAGMRVMPFRIEEEAKRLGAVFVSASPWTSFSVVDGHLITGQQQESGQEVAMRVIELLEA; from the coding sequence ATGAAAACGATCTTAATCGTCGTTTCGAATCCAACCGTCTCATCGACAACACAATGGCCGGTCGGGTTTTGGTTATCAGAGTTGACCCATCCGCTGGAAATGTTTCAAAAACACGGGTATCACGTGACGATTGCCAGTCCAGATGGCGGTAAAGTTGATTGGGATGCACTCAGTGATCCTACTGATCCAAGCGGATACTCTGCTCATGATCAGCTCTCACTGTCGTATCGGGATAACCTTGAATTTTTGACACGCCTGTCAGCGACACCGCGCATCGATGATCTGGACCTCACAGGATTTGATGCCATTCTCGTCGCTGGTGGTCAAGCCCCGATGTTTACGTTTGAACAAGCCACTTCGCTCCATGAAGCCTTTCTCGCCTTTTATGGTGCAGGAAAACCATCAGCGGCACTATGTCACGGTACGAGTCTATTACTTTATCTAAATGATGGCGCGCGCCCGTTCGTCGAAAACAAACGCATGACCGGCTTTACGAACGCGGAAGAAGATTTAGCTGATCAAGCAGCAGGCATGCGTGTCATGCCGTTTCGCATCGAGGAGGAAGCGAAGCGTCTTGGTGCGGTGTTCGTCTCCGCCTCCCCGTGGACATCGTTTTCAGTCGTCGATGGACATCTCATCACCGGGCAACAGCAAGAATCGGGACAGGAAGTCGCAATGCGTGTCATCGAATTGCTTGAAGCATAA
- a CDS encoding winged helix-turn-helix transcriptional regulator, whose amino-acid sequence MARFLYQTREFDCPVQLSMNVLMGKWKVLVLWQLFLKNRRYGELKRLVPGISHKVLSDTLKVLEEERFIFRHDFQENPPHVEYGLTDQGRDLEPILRALQQWGMQYKASHSP is encoded by the coding sequence ATGGCACGTTTTCTCTATCAGACGCGTGAATTCGACTGTCCGGTCCAGCTCAGCATGAACGTCTTGATGGGCAAGTGGAAAGTGTTAGTCTTATGGCAACTGTTCTTAAAAAATCGTCGGTATGGTGAATTGAAACGTCTCGTTCCCGGCATCAGCCATAAAGTTTTATCGGATACATTAAAAGTGCTTGAAGAAGAACGATTCATCTTCCGTCATGACTTTCAGGAAAACCCACCGCACGTCGAATACGGTCTGACGGATCAGGGACGTGACCTCGAGCCGATTCTACGTGCCTTACAACAATGGGGGATGCAGTATAAAGCATCCCACTCACCTTAA
- a CDS encoding NAD(P)H-dependent oxidoreductase, which produces MKTLVIVAHPDLTNSRINRTWMHAFQQQENVMVHDLYAAYPDFKIDVKREQELLMAHDRIVLQFPFFWYSSPALLKLWQDEVLAYGWAYGQAGTRLHGKELLLAFSTGGPAEAYQPSGLNRFTFDQLTTPFQAMANLTGMTFLPPYILSGVRTLSDEALAEATTSLIDRTLLVPTRK; this is translated from the coding sequence ATGAAGACACTCGTTATCGTCGCCCATCCGGATCTAACAAATTCTCGTATCAATCGAACGTGGATGCACGCGTTTCAACAGCAAGAAAACGTGATGGTTCATGATTTGTACGCCGCCTATCCCGATTTTAAGATTGATGTAAAACGGGAACAGGAGTTATTGATGGCACACGACCGGATCGTACTCCAGTTTCCGTTCTTTTGGTATAGCAGCCCCGCTTTACTGAAACTATGGCAAGACGAGGTACTTGCTTACGGCTGGGCTTATGGTCAAGCTGGTACACGATTGCATGGGAAGGAACTGTTACTCGCTTTTTCAACGGGCGGTCCAGCGGAAGCTTACCAGCCGTCGGGTTTAAATCGCTTCACGTTTGATCAATTGACGACACCGTTTCAAGCGATGGCGAATTTGACGGGGATGACGTTTTTACCCCCGTACATTTTGTCCGGCGTCCGCACCTTATCCGATGAAGCATTAGCAGAGGCAACCACATCACTCATTGACCGGACACTTCTTGTTCCAACACGAAAGTGA
- a CDS encoding SDR family NAD(P)-dependent oxidoreductase: protein MTTQQTIVIIGAGPGIGYHTALRFAQDGYHVALMARDEQRLQSLVTRLTDQGYDATAHVADVRTTVSLAAQFKVIKRIHGSIDVLLYNALANTPGRPTVLRAENLRADFEVNVIGALNSVNAALPYLSPDASILLTGGGLALSPVADVASLSLGKAALRNLAYSLHDELKEQSIHVGTLTIAGFVKEGTYFAPQHIAQALHELRQERAIERIYKEEQQ from the coding sequence ATGACTACACAACAAACCATAGTAATCATTGGCGCCGGTCCCGGAATCGGATATCATACGGCACTTCGTTTCGCACAGGACGGCTATCACGTCGCACTGATGGCGCGGGATGAACAACGTCTTCAATCACTCGTCACTCGCCTGACAGATCAAGGATACGATGCGACCGCTCATGTCGCGGATGTACGAACTACTGTCTCGCTTGCGGCGCAATTTAAAGTCATTAAACGGATTCATGGCTCGATTGATGTCCTGCTATATAATGCGCTAGCTAACACGCCAGGTCGCCCAACAGTGTTGCGCGCAGAAAATCTACGCGCGGACTTCGAAGTCAATGTCATCGGTGCACTCAACAGCGTCAATGCAGCACTCCCGTACTTATCACCTGACGCATCGATCCTGCTGACAGGTGGTGGACTTGCGCTCTCACCTGTTGCCGACGTCGCTTCTTTATCGCTCGGTAAAGCGGCACTCCGAAATCTAGCGTATAGCTTGCATGACGAGTTGAAGGAACAATCGATCCATGTCGGAACGTTGACGATCGCCGGTTTCGTCAAAGAAGGAACCTACTTTGCACCACAGCATATCGCGCAAGCCTTACATGAGCTTCGTCAAGAGCGAGCTATCGAACGCATTTACAAGGAGGAACAACAATGA